GTCACATAcatacttggtttttttttgttgtttttttgggttttttttttttttggtttttcgagacagggtttctctgtgtaaccctggctgtcctggaactcactctgtagaccaggctggcctctactcagaaatctgcctgcgtctgcctcccaagtgctgggattaaaggcgtgcgccaccagagtgagttccaggacagccagggctgctatatagagaaaccctgttttgaaaaaaataaaatctaaaaattaaaaaaaaaaaaaaaaggaaccaaacCAAAAGCCCAAACCAGATTtgctgagatgactcagtgtgtaCGGCTTTGTTCACAAACCCAAGAACTGGAGTTCAATTGCTGAAACTTCCCTGGTAGAAGAGAACTCCTGCAAGGtggcaaggtgtcctctgacctccacacatgcgcAATTGAGCACACACGCACTAAatccatttaaaaaacaaacaaacaaacaaacaaacaaaaacatacaggagctggagagagtgCTCCGAGGttaagtgctcttccagaggacctgagttcaattcccagcacccacatgatcgctcacaattgtctgtaaggCCAGTTCCAGTGCAgcccacaccctcacacagacatagagcAAAATGTCAATGCCTGTAAAGTACAAACCAAATAAATACTTTCTAAAGCAACTCAGATATCGTTGGCTCATTCCCCCAggcttttcttttgctgttttacTGCTGTCAGCAGGGTTGCACTGAGTCTGTTTCTGACAGAAGGCGGGAGGGGTCGGCGGCAGGAGAAGGCAAATAAGAGAATCTGCTCTATCCCAAGACCCGTTAGAGGAATTTTTACTGGCTGTACCTCTAAAGCTAGATCCAGACTagctcccctcctcctgccctgcccGGGAGCAGATCAGCCACACCTCCTGCCCCGCCCCGTCATTTCATCTCCTCCCAGGGACCTCCAGGCCTCTTTCTTCACTCTGCCATTGCCTCAGTTCAGGCCCTTTACTCTTCACCAGCACTGGCTGTATTCTCCCAGTACGGTCTTCTATTTTCATACTCCTGATTTCGTTTCCGAAGTCCAGGTGACGGGCGTGGTGTCCACTGCTCTCGGTTTCCAGTGTGCAGTTGACAGGTGGTTTCACACCCATCCCCTGCTTAGTGTATCCTATGCCTATtaaaatgggggtggggtagcACTCTCAGTGGACACggtggtacatgcttgtaatcccaaggACCTTGGGAGACTGGCCTGGACTACatataaagttttgttttttgttttaaagatttatttattatatgcaagtacactgtagctatcttcagagaccccagaagagggcgtcagatctcattacggatggttgtgagccaccatgtggttgctgggatttgaactcaggaccttcagaagagcagtcagggccaGCCCGACTAACTACATTTTGCACTTTCTGACATAAGTGGCTGGCGCTGGATGAAGGTATCAACCACCATGTGCAAATCTGATGGTTGGCAACTAGATCTTTTTCGTTCTAAATTGACCTCTAGAGCTGGGTGAGGAATATATCTCTAACCCCAGCATTCGGGAGCTGAAGGGAGGAGGATCAGACGGTCAAGGCTCTCCTTAGCTATAGATCagctttgaggccagtctgggaaacatgagaccctgtctcaaacaagcaaacaaacaaaccaaaatttaTATCTGGAAACTAAAATAATATTCAGGGATAGCATTCCTAAGTCCCAGTGTCTTCAGATGTCATTTGAAACAGGTCACCTGACTGATCGTAAGCATGTACTGAGCCGGCCCTGTCCATTCTGGAGTCTCTGCCTCACTGCTGAGGATGTGATGGTGCTCCAGATCCTCTCAGTGTCCCTGTGCTCTTCTGCCCACTTGGACAGTTTCTTCTATGGGCATGTGACGTTCTGTTCTTCATGAGGCCTCAAgcgattgttttgttttggttttttgttttttaacttatttattatatgtaagtacactttagacattccagaagagggcatcagatcttgttacggatggttgtgagccaccatgtggttgctgggatttgaactcaggaccttcagaagagcagtcagtgctcttacccactgagccatctctctagccccaagcgATTGTTTTTTAAACTTGTTCTGATTTATTTTGCCTTGTGTGTGTTGCAATAAGTAATTAATTCTGAAGTTATCTTTGTTTCACTTGGCATCTCATCTGACTAGGAGTTTATCCTCTCTTAGTGGAACCGTGATCCTTTAGGTTAAATTACCACCAGGTATTGGGAAACTACACAGCCTTGTTGGCCCCACAAAACAAGCAGGCAAAGCAAACCCAGCTTAAATCCtttctgtgttgttgttgttgttgttgttatattgaGGGGAGGCTTTTCTACAGAGCTCAGCCTGGCCTCCCAATTTGCCAATAGGATAAATTCCTagccctccagcctcagcctcgtaagtgctgggattacaggtgtgttgcCACTGCCAACCTTGATTAAATCTTTATCGTCTTAaggtttattgtttttattaatgaGGGGTGTGTATCTGCTTCCCTGGCACTGgggttagaggtggttgtgagctgctgacAGGGGGCAGAACAGGAAGCACTGTGAcgcactgagccatccccccaggCCTCTCTGCTCATCATTACAGTCTTGACTGAAGAGTGAGTACTGCACTCTGCTaagaaaaaataagcttgtactcGCAGCCCtggaaggtgaggcaggaggatgtcttgGACTTCATAAGATGttgtctcaaaagacaacaaCGTCTCTCACTTATTCACTTCCTCGTGACACAATCAGCTGAGGCAGCTTTCCCCAAGTATACCTGTCCTTCATACTTACCCTAAGTACTGAAACCGCAGTGCTCAGTACCCCTCGTTGTCTTAGTGACTGGACTGAGGCTGAAGTACTGctctcagtggtaaagcacttgtctGGCATCTAGGAGGCCCttagttcaatttccagaatGCAAACACAAAGCAGACAAAAACCAACTATCAAGGGGGCCTGGAGGGTCTAGAGGCTTCAGTCAATGGGTGGAAAAAATTACCTCATGGCTGAGGAAATGGACCACAGAAACAGTAAGTCGTGAGTCTTTCTGATTTaccatcagatttttttttctagtactaGGGATAAACTTTCCAGCTTCAGGCGTGCTAGGCGTGGTCTACCAGGGTGCTGTATCCTAGCTGGTGCTGAGAGGGATTTTAACAATCAGCAAAGGCCTCGGTGTGGCTGCTCCGATATTACCACGCGCTATGACTAAATTTCCTTTTTCGgactttcttttaattaattaatcatacTTTAATTCCAGAAATATTCCCAATGAGGCCCTGAGGGACTTATGCTCAGGGGCCTCTCTGGAGTAACTAACACCAAAGAAACATTAACCATGGTCAGTAGTGGCAGCTAGTCCTAGAGAAAGAATACTCAAAAGATACAAAGTATCTCTCCACACTCTGGAATtaattgcatttttcttcattACCCGCCCcccttttggattttttgttttgttttttgtggtttttgttgttgttgtttttcgagacagggtttctctgtgtagccctggctgtcgtggaactcactctgtagaccaggctggcctcgaactcagaaatccgcctgcctctgcctcccagagtgctgggattacaggcttgcgccaccaccgcccggcttcccgCCCccctttttaatgtgttttatctACAAGTTTGGCTGTGAACCACACACCTGCAGTGCCGTCGGAGGCCCGAAGAGGGCACAGGATCTTTTGGGACTAGAGTTTCTTGTGGTTCTGAACTACCGTTTGGGTGCCTGAAATTGACCCGGGATCCTTTgatagagcagtcagtgctctcaaatgctgagccatctctccagctctccggGAACTAAAGTTGCTTGCGGTAATGGTCAGAAGTGTTCCTTGAGAGCAGAAGCACGGCCCGACACTGGCTGGTGCTGACAGGAAGTACCCACACATGTGGTTGATTTAATTATGCGTGGGCAGAGGGTGTGCGGTTGCGGGACTGGGGAGTCTCGATGAAAGCCGAGCTCTACTTGTCGGGCCTCCCGGATGCAAATTTGAGGCGACCACCGTTTGCATACAGAGCAGGGACACCAAGCCTGGTCCCGGCTGAGGGCGGGCGGAGGCCAGGGGAGGGTATAAATCCTGCTCCCCCGATCCATGCAGCTCCAGACCAGAGCTGATTCCTGGGTAGGTTTCTTCTCAGTGGGAGTTCCCTAGAAGGGGGCCGGGTCCCGTAAGCAGAATGCGAAAAGTGGGAGGTCTCACACCTATTGCGGCTCCCCCAGCCACACAATCACACTAACACACCCGGAGCAAAAGGAGGCTGGGGCTAAATTCTCGGTGGTGATAAGGAAGGGCTGGCCTGAGGTGGAGTTAGAGGTTAGGGACCAGTGTTTGGGAGGTGAATGCCACCCCTTCTCCACTGAGCGGACGTCTAAAGCTCCACGCTTTCAGAGAATGGTGCACCAGGCACGCTCCCTCGTCCTTTCCAGACCCCGGGTTCTCTACACCGGGGAGCGCCTAGCTTAGCAGCCCAGCGTCGGTCCGCAAGGGCAGAGAGGCCCCTAGCGGCAAGCAACGGCTCCGCCCCGCACTTCCTGCCCCGCCCAGGCGGGGTTCACGGAAGACGAATTTGGCCGGAGGGGCGTGGCCGACGCTGGCAGGCGGCCGGGGGGCGTGGCCAATGCGGGCGGGAGGCACCCGGGCCCCCGCCCCACCCACTCTCCTCCTCGCTGGCCCCACTGCCCGGAAGGCTATCGGCTGAGGGCGGCCCGAGCCTGCCCAGCCTTCCGTCTCCCGCCCTGCCCCGCATTCCAGAGGTGGGGGCAcggtggtttttattttttatttgtttagagaGCGTGTATCTGTGGGGGGAGAGCTCGTGCCGAGGTGcatgggaggtcagaggacaacttgtgggagttcgTTTTCTCTTTCCGTCACGTGGGCTCTAGCAATCGAACTCAGACCGAGTGCCCAGGCGGTCCCCCTCGGCTAACTTCCTCCTGCCCAGCAGGgttatgaaaatatgaaaaataaaactgcaGCCACAGGTGTGAGACATTCGCGCACTCCACGTCCCCTCCCCAAAAACCACAGAGGCAGAATAGGAGGGGGGGGATCTAGCTTTCTCTTTAGTTATCACACTGAGGTGCTCAGGTCACAGAAAAGGCACTTGATCGGGAAAGTCATCTGATTGCGGCCAACCATATCTTCCCTCCCTTCACCAACTCCCTTGGCACTTGTTTGCGGGTCCACTTAACCCTCATAATCTGGGGAGAGCCTAAGGGCTTGAGCTCCAAACTCAGCAGCTATGCGGAGGGGCTTTGAAAACAGAAGGCAGAGTTGGCAGAGACCCGGGAGCTACCCCCAGCCAGCAGGGGGCCACAGCGGAGGTCGCACGCCCAGGATACAGGGGGTACAGGGAAGGAGGCGTTGGCGCAGGAGGAGGCAGCTTGGTAAGGTTTGGAGACCTCCGGAACCCCACAAGGGTCTACCTCCTGTTGATACTCTGAAAGGCACGTGAAATCTGGGGCGCAGGGATGaggcacccccacacacactaagCTGGTGGGACTAGCTCATGCTGGGCGCTGAAGGTACTCAATGTTTGAATGAAGAGTAAAAAGGTTGGGACAGACAAAAGACCAGGCCTGGCGTCTCAGCCCAGCTTGTTCCGTTCAGAAAATagtagttttaaaaatgtaaaaatcctttccctccctcccccaatttCTGGGCCCAGGGAAGGGTCAAGGGAAGTGTCTGTTCccaccctttcctctctccttcccttaaaaaaaatctatatacacatatacatatttatataacacCATGGGGGCATCCTGCTAAGCCCCAGGGCTCTGGGGAGACTTGGGGCTTAAGTGATATCCTCCGGAGCAGCCATCAGCCTTGGACAAGCTGGGCGACCCGAGTAAGGCCCCAGCTCTGACGAGTGTATTGTAATGAGagactttcttcctctccttcccagtACAACCTGGTGGGCGCCATCCTCccggaggaaggagggaaaggggagaaaatgGTTCCTCTCAGGTCAGCCTAGAGTGTCGGTAAAGCTGACCAGTAAGGAGGGTTCTATGCAAGGCACTTGGGTGTCCACTGTTCtcagactggggggtggggggaccccAGGCGCGGGGCAGCAGAAACCCTGTCCCTTCTCCCAAAGGGGAGCTGGGGTGGAGGCCCAATTTGGCAGcagagaaacatggcagcatggcGAAGAGAAGACAGAAGTGGGGAGCAGCAGGTAGGGCCCCCCAGGTCCCCTGAGATGAGGGGGAAAGTTTGAAGGCACTGCACAGGGGCCCGAGGGCTCACTGTCCTCCGGGCAACACGGCAGGGGAAGACGCCTCTTCCCCAGGGCCATTGGCCGCGGGTTAACAGCACAGGCCGGAGCCCACAGTCTGCTGGGAAGAGGCGTGGGCCTTGGTGCTGGGCAGGTCCTGGCCCCAAGACACCTCACTAGCTTCCGGGCCTAGGCTGTCTGAGCACCGAGTAGACGTCGTCCACGCGGCTGAGTTGCTCAAAGAAGGGTAAGAGGTCATGAAGCTCGGTGTCACTCATGTTGTCAAACCACGAGGCCACTGGCACCTGGCGAGACAGCAAGACAGTGAGGCGGGCCCATGTCGGGGCGCCACCCCCTGTCCAGCCCAACCCCTGCCACAAGGCACAtacttttttgggttttgttttgttttgtttttggcagcTGACAGGGAAATTCACTTGTAGACACCAGTAAGCAGAATGCTCCCCAACACACCTAGGCTTACGGTGTTCATGCAGGCCCCTGACCGGGCTCTACTGCATTCATTTTGACCCATTAACAGGCATGGCCGTCGGACAGGGACCCCAGGGGTGAGGACCCTCCATACACAGGCAAAGTGGGGTATGTGAGCAGACACAGGTAACAGGACACTACCAGCCCCCGCTACCACCCCGCATAGGGCTGGGGAGGCCACCCACAGGTGCTCTGGTCCTCTGCCCACCGCAGGCTTCCCGCATACTCACGGCGTTGTCTGGATGGAAGACGTACGAGGCCGGTGAGTTGTCTAAAATGAGCACGCGCCGCAGGTCTCGGCCCAGCCTGCTCAGGTCCTTCACGTAGTTCCCCCGGTGGAAGACACACGACTCTCGGAACAGCCTGGCACGGAAGGCTCCCCACTTGTCCAGCAGATCAGCTACGGGGTCTGCATACTGGGGTAGGAGGCAAGTCACCTCAGAGAAGTCCTATCCAGGGCTGTACCCAGTTGCTTGTTAAACGTGGGTGGGTGGAGTATCGCTGGCCCAGACCCCCGGGCAAGGGCTCACCTTGGCAAGGCTGGCAGTGAACAGCACACACTCAAAGAGCTCGCCCATCCGCTGAAGGAACTCATCCACATGGGGCCGCTTCAGCACATAGACCTGGGGAACAAGGCAGTGAGAGAGCTGCTGGCCGGCAGGCTCAAGGGCGATCAACAAACGGAATGGGAATAGCGAAGGAGGTAGCGTAGTCTAGAGAGGCTGGGCCACAAGCTGCCCCAACCATCCCCGCTTCCTCAAGAGGATCGGCATGGGATTCCGGTGGTCCCACGTCACCTAGCGGGTGTCACTCCCTTGCCCACATTTGTTTTATCCAAATGCAGGAGTCCAGGTTAGCCCTCTCACCCCAAGGCTGCAGGGCACCGGCACCCGAGCCAAGTAATGGAGAACAGGCTGGCCAGCACCACAACCTATCCTGAATTACTTGAACTGGGTCCCGGGCAGTGGGGGTAAGAGGGCTCCACTGGACAGGACCAGGAGCCCAGGCCGCACGTCTGGGTGTCTGCTCCATCTCTGGAGAACCGGGGACTCTTGGGTTCTCACCCTCTGAGCTTTGGACACGCCCCATTTATCAATGTTCTCTGTGGGGCTCTCTCAAGATAGGTGGGCTGGGTGTGGTGCGGGTGCCAACCCCACCTCCCTCCGACCCTCACCTGGT
The Apodemus sylvaticus chromosome 9, mApoSyl1.1, whole genome shotgun sequence DNA segment above includes these coding regions:
- the Ctdsp1 gene encoding carboxy-terminal domain RNA polymerase II polypeptide A small phosphatase 1 isoform X2, with amino-acid sequence MDSSAVITQISKEEARGPLRGKGDQKSAVSQKPRSRGILHSLFCCVCRDDGEPLPAHSGAPLLVEENGAIPKPVNNADFIIPVEIDGVVHQVYVLKRPHVDEFLQRMGELFECVLFTASLAKYADPVADLLDKWGAFRARLFRESCVFHRGNYVKDLSRLGRDLRRVLILDNSPASYVFHPDNAVPVASWFDNMSDTELHDLLPFFEQLSRVDDVYSVLRQPRPGS
- the Ctdsp1 gene encoding carboxy-terminal domain RNA polymerase II polypeptide A small phosphatase 1 isoform X1 — its product is MDSSAVITQISKEEARGPLRGKGDQKSAVSQKPRSRGILHSLFCCVCRDDGEPLPAHSGAPLLVEENGAIPKHTPVQYLLPEAKAQDSDKICVVIDLDETLVHSSFKPVNNADFIIPVEIDGVVHQVYVLKRPHVDEFLQRMGELFECVLFTASLAKYADPVADLLDKWGAFRARLFRESCVFHRGNYVKDLSRLGRDLRRVLILDNSPASYVFHPDNAVPVASWFDNMSDTELHDLLPFFEQLSRVDDVYSVLRQPRPGS